In one window of Campylobacter coli DNA:
- the dnaA gene encoding chromosomal replication initiator protein DnaA, with protein sequence MNPNQILENLKKELNENEYENYIAILKFNEKQSKADFLVFNAPNELLAKFIQTKYGKKISHFYEVQSGNKASVLIQAQSQKHSGKSTKIDIAHIKAQSTILNPSFTFESFVVGDSNKYAYGACKAISQKDKLGKLYNPIFIYGPTGLGKTHLLQAVGNASLEMGKKVIYATSENFINDFTSNLKNGSLDKFHEKYRNCDVLLIDDVQFLGKTDKIQEEFFFIFNEIKNNDGQIIMTSDNPPNMLKGITERLKSRFAHGIIADITPPQLDTKIAIIRKKCEFNDINLSNDIINYIATSLGDNIREIEGIIISLNAYANILGQEITLELAKSVMKDHIKEKKENISIEDILSLICKEFNIKPSDVKSSKKTQNVVTARRIAIYLARELTSLTFSQLANFFVMKDHTAISHSVKKIKELMEDDEQIKTKIEELKNKILTKSQS encoded by the coding sequence ATGAATCCAAATCAAATACTTGAAAATTTAAAAAAAGAACTCAATGAAAACGAATACGAAAATTATATCGCTATCTTAAAATTTAACGAAAAACAAAGCAAAGCAGATTTTCTAGTCTTTAACGCTCCTAATGAGCTTTTAGCCAAATTCATACAAACAAAATATGGTAAAAAAATTTCACATTTTTATGAAGTGCAAAGTGGAAATAAAGCAAGCGTCTTGATACAAGCACAAAGCCAAAAGCATAGTGGCAAAAGCACTAAAATCGATATCGCTCATATCAAAGCACAAAGCACGATTTTAAATCCTTCTTTTACTTTTGAAAGTTTTGTAGTGGGGGATTCTAACAAATACGCTTATGGAGCTTGTAAAGCTATCTCACAAAAAGACAAACTTGGAAAACTTTACAATCCTATCTTTATCTATGGGCCTACAGGACTTGGCAAAACACACTTGCTTCAAGCTGTGGGAAATGCAAGTTTGGAAATGGGAAAAAAAGTGATTTATGCTACGAGTGAAAATTTTATCAATGATTTTACTTCAAATTTAAAAAATGGCTCTTTAGATAAATTTCACGAAAAATATAGAAATTGTGATGTTTTACTCATAGATGATGTGCAATTTTTAGGAAAAACAGACAAAATTCAAGAAGAATTTTTCTTTATATTTAATGAGATTAAAAACAATGACGGGCAAATCATCATGACAAGTGATAATCCACCCAATATGCTAAAAGGTATTACCGAACGCTTAAAAAGTCGTTTTGCTCATGGTATCATAGCAGATATCACTCCGCCTCAACTCGATACAAAAATAGCTATCATACGCAAAAAATGTGAATTTAATGATATCAATCTTTCTAATGATATCATCAATTATATCGCCACTTCTTTAGGAGATAATATAAGAGAAATAGAAGGTATCATCATAAGCTTAAATGCCTATGCTAACATACTCGGACAAGAAATCACTCTTGAACTTGCAAAAAGCGTGATGAAAGATCATATCAAAGAAAAGAAAGAAAATATAAGCATAGAAGATATTTTATCTTTGATCTGTAAAGAATTTAACATCAAGCCAAGCGATGTGAAATCTAGCAAAAAAACTCAAAATGTCGTTACTGCAAGACGCATAGCAATCTACCTAGCAAGGGAACTTACAAGCCTTACTTTTTCACAACTTGCTAATTTCTTTGTAATGAAAGATCACACAGCTATTTCACATAGTGTGAAAAAAATAAAAGAACTCATGGAAGATGACGAACAAATAAAAACAAAAATCGAAGAATTAAAAAACAAAATTCTTACAAAAAGTCAAAGTTAA
- the dnaN gene encoding DNA polymerase III subunit beta → MKLSINKNTLESAVLLCNAYVEKKDSSTITSHLLFEADEDKLIIRASDFEIGINYKIRKIRVESRGFATANAKSIADVIKSLNNEEVVLETIDNFLFIRQKSTKYKLPMFNHEDFPNFPKTEGKNQFDIDSSDLSRSLKKILPSIDTNNPKYSLNGAFLDIKTDRINFVGTDTRRLAVYTLEKANNQEFHISIPKKAIMEMQKLFYEKIEIYYDENMLIAKNDNFEFFTKLINDKFPDYEKVIPKTFKQELKFSTEDFIDSLKKISVVTEKMKLHFNKDKIIFEGISLDNMEAKTELEIETGVSEEFNLNIKIKYLLDFLTSIEEEQFTLSVNEPNLAFVVNSQGLSMVIMPMIL, encoded by the coding sequence ATGAAACTAAGTATCAATAAAAATACCCTTGAATCAGCGGTACTTTTATGTAATGCCTATGTAGAAAAAAAAGATTCTAGCACTATCACTTCACATTTACTTTTTGAAGCTGATGAAGATAAACTTATCATTAGAGCGAGTGATTTTGAAATAGGGATAAACTATAAAATAAGAAAAATTCGCGTAGAAAGCAGAGGTTTTGCTACTGCAAATGCAAAAAGCATAGCCGATGTGATAAAAAGTTTAAACAATGAAGAAGTGGTGTTAGAAACCATAGATAATTTTTTATTTATAAGACAAAAAAGTACAAAATACAAACTTCCTATGTTTAATCATGAAGATTTTCCAAATTTCCCTAAAACAGAAGGCAAAAATCAATTTGATATTGATTCAAGTGATTTAAGTAGATCTCTTAAAAAAATTCTACCAAGCATTGATACTAACAACCCTAAATATTCTCTAAATGGTGCATTTTTAGATATAAAAACAGATAGAATAAATTTCGTTGGAACCGATACAAGACGCCTTGCAGTTTATACTCTTGAAAAAGCAAATAATCAAGAATTTCACATCAGCATTCCTAAAAAAGCTATCATGGAAATGCAAAAACTTTTTTATGAGAAAATCGAAATTTATTATGATGAAAATATGCTTATCGCTAAAAATGATAATTTTGAATTCTTTACAAAACTTATCAATGATAAATTCCCTGATTATGAAAAAGTTATCCCAAAAACTTTCAAACAAGAACTTAAATTTTCAACTGAAGATTTTATAGATAGTCTTAAAAAAATCAGCGTTGTAACTGAAAAAATGAAACTTCATTTCAACAAAGATAAAATCATCTTTGAAGGTATAAGCTTAGACAATATGGAAGCAAAAACCGAACTTGAAATCGAAACAGGAGTAAGTGAAGAATTTAATCTTAATATCAAGATAAAATACCTACTTGATTTCTTAACTTCAATCGAAGAAGAACAATTCACTTTAAGTGTAAATGAACCTAACTTAGCCTTTGTGGTAAATTCTCAAGGCTTATCTATGGTTATCATGCCTATGATTTTATAA
- the gyrB gene encoding DNA topoisomerase (ATP-hydrolyzing) subunit B: protein MQENYGASNIKVLKGLEAVRKRPGMYIGDTNIGGLHHMIYEVVDNSIDEAMAGHCDTIDIEITTEGSCIVSDNGRGIPVDMHPTENMPTLTVVLTVLHAGGKFDKDTYKVSGGLHGVGVSVVNALSKKLVATVERNGEIYRQEFSEGKVISEFGVIGKSKKTGTTIEFWPDDTIFEVTEFDYDILAKRFRELAYLNPKITINFKDNRVGKSESFHFEGGISQFVSDLNKKEALTKPIFFGVDEEDVNVEVALLYNDTYSENLLSFVNNIKTPDGGTHEAGFRMGLTRVISNYIEANASAREKDSKITGDDVREGLIAIVSVKVPEPQFEGQTKGKLGSSYVRPIVSKASFEYLSKYFEENPIEAKAIMNKALMAARGREAAKKARELTRKKESLSVGTLPGKLADCQSKDPSESEIYLVEGDSAGGSAKQGRERSFQAILPLRGKILNVEKARLDKILKSEQIQNMITAFGCGIGEDFDLSKLRYHKIIIMTDADVDGSHIQTLLLTFFFRFMNELVANGHIYLAQPPLYRYKKGQKKEIYLKDEKALNDYLIETGIESSNYEGIGLNDLKDFLKIVAAYRSVLNELKKRFNVISVIRYLIENPDFIKENNEELFKIVKAFLEKEGHNILNHYINENEIRIYVQTENGLEELIINDDLFSHPLYEEANYIFNKIKDRDLSFEKDILDILDEVEKNAKKGAYIQRYKGLGEMNPEQLWETTMDPSVRRLLKITIEDAQSANDTFNLFMGDEVEPRRDYIQTHAKDVKHLDV from the coding sequence ATGCAAGAAAATTATGGTGCGAGTAATATTAAAGTTTTAAAAGGCTTAGAAGCTGTTAGAAAACGCCCAGGTATGTATATAGGAGATACCAATATAGGCGGACTTCATCATATGATTTATGAAGTAGTAGATAATTCTATCGATGAAGCAATGGCAGGACATTGTGATACTATAGATATAGAAATCACTACCGAAGGAAGCTGTATCGTTAGCGATAATGGTCGTGGAATTCCTGTGGATATGCACCCAACTGAAAATATGCCAACCCTAACTGTTGTTTTAACTGTTCTTCATGCAGGGGGAAAATTCGATAAAGATACTTATAAAGTTTCAGGGGGTTTGCATGGTGTGGGCGTTTCAGTCGTAAATGCACTTTCTAAAAAACTTGTAGCTACGGTTGAAAGAAATGGAGAAATTTATCGCCAAGAATTTTCAGAAGGTAAAGTCATCAGTGAATTTGGTGTTATAGGAAAGAGCAAAAAAACAGGAACTACCATAGAATTTTGGCCTGATGATACAATTTTTGAAGTAACAGAATTTGATTATGATATTTTGGCTAAAAGATTTCGTGAACTTGCATATTTAAATCCAAAAATCACTATAAATTTTAAAGATAATCGTGTAGGCAAAAGTGAAAGTTTTCATTTTGAAGGTGGAATTTCACAATTTGTTAGCGATTTAAATAAAAAAGAAGCTTTAACTAAACCTATATTTTTTGGTGTAGATGAAGAAGATGTAAATGTAGAAGTGGCTTTGCTTTATAATGATACTTATAGCGAAAACTTACTTTCTTTTGTAAATAATATCAAAACCCCTGATGGCGGAACGCACGAAGCTGGATTTAGAATGGGTTTAACAAGAGTGATTAGCAACTATATAGAAGCAAATGCTAGTGCTAGAGAAAAAGACTCTAAAATCACAGGTGATGATGTGCGTGAAGGACTTATCGCTATAGTAAGTGTAAAAGTGCCTGAACCTCAATTTGAAGGACAAACCAAAGGAAAACTTGGCTCTTCTTATGTGCGTCCTATAGTTTCAAAAGCAAGTTTTGAATATCTTAGTAAATATTTTGAAGAAAATCCTATCGAAGCAAAAGCTATTATGAATAAAGCTTTAATGGCAGCTAGAGGAAGAGAAGCAGCAAAAAAAGCAAGAGAATTAACGCGTAAAAAAGAAAGCTTGAGTGTAGGAACTTTGCCTGGGAAATTAGCTGATTGTCAAAGTAAAGATCCAAGTGAGAGTGAAATTTATCTTGTGGAAGGGGATTCTGCGGGTGGTTCTGCAAAACAAGGAAGAGAAAGATCTTTTCAAGCGATTTTGCCTTTGCGTGGTAAAATTCTAAATGTTGAAAAAGCAAGACTTGATAAAATTTTAAAATCCGAACAAATTCAAAATATGATTACTGCTTTTGGTTGTGGTATAGGTGAGGATTTTGATCTTTCAAAACTAAGATATCATAAAATCATCATCATGACAGATGCCGATGTAGATGGCTCTCACATACAAACTCTACTTTTAACTTTCTTCTTCCGTTTTATGAATGAACTTGTGGCTAATGGACACATTTATCTTGCCCAACCACCGCTTTACCGCTATAAAAAAGGTCAAAAGAAAGAAATTTATCTCAAAGATGAAAAAGCTTTGAATGATTATTTAATCGAAACAGGAATTGAAAGTTCTAATTATGAAGGAATTGGCTTAAATGATTTAAAAGATTTTCTAAAAATCGTTGCCGCTTATCGCTCGGTATTAAATGAGCTTAAAAAGCGTTTCAATGTGATTTCTGTGATCAGATACTTGATCGAAAATCCTGACTTTATCAAAGAAAATAATGAAGAACTTTTTAAAATCGTTAAAGCTTTTTTGGAAAAAGAAGGACATAATATTTTAAATCATTATATCAATGAAAACGAAATTCGCATTTATGTGCAAACTGAAAATGGTTTGGAAGAACTTATCATCAATGATGATTTATTTTCACACCCTCTTTATGAAGAGGCAAATTATATCTTTAATAAAATAAAAGATCGTGATTTGAGCTTTGAAAAAGATATCTTAGATATCTTAGATGAAGTAGAAAAAAATGCCAAAAAAGGTGCTTATATCCAACGCTATAAAGGTTTGGGTGAAATGAATCCTGAACAACTTTGGGAAACAACTATGGATCCAAGCGTAAGAAGACTTTTAAAAATCACTATCGAAGATGCGCAAAGTGCTAATGATACCTTTAATCTCTTCATGGGCGATGAGGTTGAACCAAGACGCGATTATATCCAAACACATGCTAAAGATGTAAAACATTTAGATGTGTAA
- a CDS encoding twin-arginine translocation signal domain-containing protein, translating into MLEVSRRNFLKATALSAVCLSGLNASFLEFSQAKQVKYFIKDSEIPYQENFINADEILLVEKDISNIYSKLKEAFENKALIGSVSSGTTFFVIRTMASDYGMRVAYEKKQGDFYTWILAPKGVKL; encoded by the coding sequence ATGTTAGAAGTTTCGCGTAGAAATTTTTTAAAAGCTACGGCTTTAAGTGCTGTTTGTCTTTCTGGTTTGAATGCTTCTTTTTTGGAATTTTCTCAAGCTAAACAAGTGAAATATTTTATCAAGGATAGTGAAATTCCTTATCAAGAAAATTTTATTAACGCAGATGAAATTTTACTTGTTGAAAAAGATATCAGCAATATTTACTCAAAACTTAAAGAAGCTTTTGAAAATAAAGCACTTATTGGAAGTGTGAGTAGTGGGACAACTTTTTTTGTGATTCGCACTATGGCGTCGGATTATGGTATGCGCGTTGCGTATGAAAAAAAACAAGGTGATTTTTATACTTGGATTTTAGCACCAAAAGGAGTTAAATTATGA
- a CDS encoding FAD-binding oxidoreductase has product MILPKNVSQSDFTAAVAKFEKALGKEWVFKTQEDLDLYRDAYSPQWDDDDEPIPSLALAPRNVEEVQAIVKIANEFKIPLFPISTGKNLGYGSSAPQQRGQVVVDLKRMNKIIEVDDKRNFCIVEPGVSYFDLYEYVEKNNLNVFLDIPDPGWGSPLGNALDHGWGYSYGMYRDHFGSHCGMEVVLANGEILRTGMGALPKAKTFAENKYGYGPYVDGLFSQSNFGIVTKMGFWMMPKPEHYMLLSIKMKKREDLIPAVEILNYLEDSFIVGWPQYFSPLNPPYGKPMNAELKGYLTSKNGLPDMDKIQNYALKNKIPYWNIDVSVYGCKEVCYANLEYIKQRFKIIEGVDISIVQEFSLPLNLEQKKQLKHKVTLGIPNMEIFWLSTRGEALEPSDGHVWFSPIIPRDGKELLKCQEVYMELFREFGEESPITPFSHPRSWMYRAFCFMLAFNNSRTDKAHNLKVRKMYRQMVQTAAEHGWGDYRAAPTFQDDVMGAYSYNNHILRRFNEQLKDCIDPNGILAPGRGGIWPKNLRDERFVNNKRDALRMKEGKEK; this is encoded by the coding sequence ATGATTTTACCAAAAAATGTTTCGCAAAGTGATTTTACAGCTGCAGTAGCAAAATTTGAAAAAGCTTTGGGTAAAGAATGGGTATTTAAAACCCAAGAGGATTTAGATCTTTATAGAGATGCGTATAGCCCGCAATGGGATGATGATGACGAACCTATCCCTTCTTTAGCGCTTGCACCTAGAAATGTGGAAGAAGTTCAAGCTATAGTAAAAATAGCAAATGAATTTAAAATTCCTCTTTTTCCTATTTCCACAGGTAAGAATTTAGGCTATGGTTCTTCTGCACCACAGCAAAGAGGACAGGTTGTTGTAGATTTAAAAAGAATGAATAAAATCATCGAAGTAGATGATAAAAGAAATTTCTGTATCGTTGAACCTGGAGTGAGTTATTTTGATCTTTATGAGTATGTAGAAAAGAATAATCTCAATGTTTTTTTAGATATTCCTGATCCAGGTTGGGGTTCTCCACTTGGAAATGCTTTAGATCATGGTTGGGGATACAGCTATGGAATGTATCGTGATCACTTTGGCTCACATTGTGGAATGGAAGTTGTTTTAGCTAATGGAGAAATTTTACGCACGGGTATGGGTGCTTTACCAAAAGCTAAGACTTTTGCAGAAAATAAATACGGCTATGGTCCTTATGTAGATGGACTTTTTTCACAATCTAATTTCGGTATCGTTACAAAAATGGGCTTTTGGATGATGCCAAAACCAGAGCATTATATGCTTTTATCTATAAAAATGAAAAAACGCGAGGATTTGATCCCAGCGGTTGAAATTTTAAATTATCTTGAGGATAGTTTTATTGTGGGATGGCCGCAGTATTTTAGTCCATTAAATCCACCTTATGGAAAACCGATGAATGCGGAGTTAAAAGGCTATCTTACAAGTAAAAATGGCTTGCCTGATATGGATAAAATTCAAAATTATGCTTTAAAAAATAAAATCCCTTATTGGAATATCGATGTTTCAGTTTATGGCTGTAAAGAAGTGTGCTATGCGAATTTAGAATATATCAAACAAAGATTTAAGATCATTGAGGGTGTAGATATTTCTATCGTTCAAGAATTTAGCTTACCTTTGAATTTGGAGCAAAAAAAGCAGCTTAAACATAAGGTTACTCTTGGAATTCCAAATATGGAAATTTTCTGGCTTAGCACAAGAGGTGAGGCTTTAGAGCCAAGTGATGGGCATGTATGGTTCTCACCTATTATTCCGCGCGATGGTAAAGAGCTTTTAAAATGCCAAGAAGTATATATGGAATTATTTAGAGAATTTGGGGAAGAATCTCCTATAACACCTTTTTCACATCCTAGAAGTTGGATGTATCGTGCATTTTGCTTTATGTTAGCCTTTAATAACTCAAGAACGGATAAAGCTCACAATCTAAAAGTGCGTAAAATGTATCGTCAAATGGTTCAAACTGCTGCAGAACATGGATGGGGAGATTATCGTGCGGCTCCGACTTTCCAAGATGATGTAATGGGTGCGTATTCTTATAACAATCATATTTTACGCCGCTTTAACGAGCAACTTAAAGATTGTATCGACCCAAATGGAATTTTAGCACCTGGTCGTGGAGGCATTTGGCCTAAAAATTTAAGAGATGAGCGTTTTGTCAATAACAAACGCGACGCATTAAGAATGAAAGAAGGTAAAGAAAAATGA
- a CDS encoding cytochrome c: protein MKKIALFFVLFVCLLNLDAKDKEWLPKGESISVYEYIPNNPRSPAAFSSVDAKKLNANQRKGQQVYSKWCIACHGQGMPGTNALSALYKDQGIPALLEDRTDLSPDLVMIFVRYGKHSMPFFRKTEINDKELQYLGEYLGRNYK from the coding sequence ATGAAAAAAATCGCTTTATTTTTTGTTTTATTTGTTTGCTTGCTGAATTTAGATGCTAAGGATAAAGAATGGTTGCCAAAGGGTGAATCTATAAGTGTTTATGAATATATTCCAAACAATCCAAGATCCCCTGCAGCGTTTTCAAGCGTTGATGCTAAAAAATTAAATGCAAATCAAAGAAAAGGACAGCAAGTTTATAGTAAGTGGTGTATAGCATGTCATGGCCAAGGAATGCCTGGGACAAATGCACTTTCAGCTCTTTATAAAGATCAAGGAATTCCTGCACTTTTAGAAGATAGAACGGATTTGAGCCCTGATTTGGTAATGATTTTTGTGCGTTATGGTAAACATTCGATGCCATTTTTCCGCAAAACTGAAATCAATGATAAAGAATTGCAGTATTTAGGTGAGTATTTAGGTAGAAACTATAAATAA
- a CDS encoding cation acetate symporter, translating to MKVFIFLSLIFNLALSAGFDLGEVHQKPINITAVSMFLVFVLATLFITYYSNKKSKSKSGFYTAGGNITGMQNGVAIAGDYMSAASFLGITALVFTNGFDGLIYSIGFLVGWPIILFLIAEKFRNLGKFTFADITAYRLEAKPIRVISAISALSVIIFYLIAQMVGAGQLIQLLFGLPYTFAVVLVGILMICYVTFGGMHATTWVQIIKAILLLAGATFMAVMILYLTKFDLKYYFDLAISHHPKGENIMKPGTFLPDTISALSLGLALMFGTAGLPHILMRFFTVKDAKEARKSVFYATGFIGYFYILTFIIGFGAIALLLGNPQFTNADGSFNGASNMIAVTLADVLGGDVFLGFISAVAFATILAVVAGLAISGAGAISHDLYVNVIKKGDVKHEDEMRVTKIATIAIGIFAILLGIVFEKQNVAFTVGLAFAIAASVNFPILLLCIYWKNLTTKGAFWGGLIGLIVVLALVILSPSIWVKSFGFSEAIFPYDHPALFSMPLSFILIYIISKLDNSKRAKKDKEGFEAQDFRAQSGVGVSEAVAH from the coding sequence ATGAAAGTCTTTATATTTTTAAGTTTAATCTTCAATTTAGCTTTAAGCGCCGGTTTTGATTTAGGAGAAGTTCATCAAAAACCTATAAATATAACTGCTGTTAGTATGTTTTTAGTCTTTGTTTTAGCTACTTTGTTTATCACCTATTATTCTAACAAAAAATCCAAATCCAAAAGTGGATTTTATACCGCTGGAGGAAATATCACAGGAATGCAAAATGGTGTAGCTATAGCGGGAGATTATATGAGTGCAGCAAGCTTTCTTGGAATCACCGCTTTAGTTTTTACTAATGGCTTTGATGGACTTATTTATTCTATAGGATTTTTAGTAGGTTGGCCTATTATTTTATTTTTAATTGCAGAAAAATTTAGAAATCTTGGCAAATTTACCTTTGCAGATATTACCGCTTATCGTTTAGAAGCTAAGCCTATACGCGTTATATCGGCTATTTCTGCTTTAAGTGTTATTATCTTTTATCTTATTGCTCAAATGGTAGGAGCAGGGCAACTCATACAATTGCTTTTTGGTTTGCCTTATACCTTTGCTGTTGTTTTGGTTGGAATTTTAATGATTTGTTATGTAACTTTTGGAGGAATGCATGCAACCACTTGGGTGCAAATTATCAAAGCCATTTTACTTCTAGCAGGGGCTACTTTTATGGCTGTTATGATTTTATATCTTACGAAATTTGATTTAAAATATTATTTTGATTTAGCCATTTCTCATCATCCAAAAGGTGAAAATATAATGAAACCAGGGACTTTTTTACCTGATACCATATCAGCTCTTTCTTTAGGTTTGGCTCTTATGTTTGGAACTGCAGGTTTACCTCATATACTTATGCGATTTTTTACTGTAAAAGATGCTAAAGAAGCTAGAAAGTCAGTATTTTATGCAACAGGATTTATAGGGTATTTTTATATACTTACTTTCATTATAGGCTTTGGTGCTATAGCACTCTTACTTGGCAATCCTCAATTTACCAATGCCGATGGAAGTTTTAATGGGGCTAGCAATATGATAGCAGTCACCTTGGCTGATGTTTTGGGTGGAGATGTCTTTTTAGGATTTATTTCAGCAGTGGCTTTTGCTACTATTTTGGCAGTAGTTGCAGGACTTGCGATTTCAGGTGCAGGAGCTATAAGTCATGATTTATATGTCAATGTTATCAAAAAGGGTGATGTCAAACATGAAGATGAAATGAGAGTTACAAAAATTGCAACTATAGCTATAGGAATTTTTGCTATTTTGCTAGGCATTGTCTTTGAAAAACAAAATGTTGCTTTTACCGTAGGACTTGCTTTTGCTATTGCTGCGAGTGTAAATTTTCCTATACTTTTACTCTGTATTTATTGGAAAAATCTTACCACTAAAGGTGCTTTTTGGGGAGGGCTAATAGGACTTATAGTCGTTCTTGCTCTTGTGATTTTAAGCCCTAGTATATGGGTAAAAAGTTTTGGTTTTAGTGAGGCTATTTTTCCTTATGATCATCCTGCTTTATTTTCAATGCCTTTAAGTTTTATACTCATTTATATCATTTCAAAATTAGATAATTCTAAAAGAGCTAAAAAAGATAAAGAAGGTTTTGAAGCGCAAGATTTTAGAGCTCAAAGCGGTGTGGGAGTGAGTGAAGCTGTGGCGCATTAA
- a CDS encoding DUF485 domain-containing protein — translation MNLNAEQKNAVLRFKKFVSFRNKISLNLSLIVLICYYIFVLGIGLMPEILGYKLGPSSITLGIMVGIGLILLCIISTGIYTFIANYFLDKEQEEVIKNLENEGLLDALKDGKINYKELV, via the coding sequence ATGAATTTAAATGCGGAGCAAAAAAATGCTGTTTTGAGATTTAAAAAATTTGTTTCTTTTAGAAACAAAATATCTCTTAACCTATCTTTGATAGTGCTTATTTGTTACTATATCTTTGTTCTAGGTATAGGACTTATGCCTGAAATTTTAGGGTATAAACTGGGTCCTAGTTCCATCACGCTTGGTATTATGGTAGGCATTGGCCTGATTTTATTGTGTATTATTTCCACAGGAATTTACACTTTTATCGCAAATTATTTTCTTGATAAAGAGCAAGAAGAAGTGATTAAAAACTTAGAAAATGAGGGATTACTTGATGCGTTAAAAGATGGAAAAATCAATTATAAGGAGCTAGTATGA
- a CDS encoding Na+/H+ antiporter NhaC family protein: MTLLTNPIIISVVLMTLLCLFRFNVLLSLLISALVAGIFSHIEIMKTMSILIDGMKGNLKTALSYILLGAIAAAISRTNLTAYLIKVVSRFISHKKYLLLLSIALISCFSQNLIPIHVAFIPLLIPPLLSLFNKLKIDRRAVACALTFGLTTPYMVLPIGFGLNFQDLLRENLEKNGVNVSLADVTNAMYYAAICMVLGLFLALFVFYRKPREYQEIEIQKIDFDNIKMGRKEWGVLVGLILTLVLQIFTMNLPLSGLLGFISMVILGGVEYKSVNDIFDDGLKLMGFIAFVMLVAAGYGEVLKQSGAVNELVNSVVPWMQENKFLAVFLMLLIGLIITMGIGTSFGTIPIIATLFCPLCLELGFSAALIIFILGVAGALGDAGSPASETTMGTSVGLSVDKQHDHIKDTCIPTFIFYNGPLLILGSIIAMFL; this comes from the coding sequence TTGACCCTGCTTACAAATCCTATCATCATCAGTGTAGTTTTGATGACTTTACTTTGTTTATTTCGTTTTAATGTACTTTTGAGTCTTTTGATTTCTGCTTTAGTTGCTGGAATTTTTTCTCATATTGAGATTATGAAAACTATGAGTATTTTAATCGATGGAATGAAGGGAAATTTAAAAACCGCTTTAAGTTATATACTTTTAGGTGCTATTGCTGCTGCGATTTCAAGGACAAATTTAACAGCTTATTTGATTAAGGTAGTCAGTCGTTTTATCTCTCACAAAAAATATCTTTTGCTTTTATCTATAGCTTTGATTTCTTGTTTTTCGCAGAATTTAATTCCTATCCATGTGGCGTTTATTCCTTTGTTAATCCCACCACTTTTAAGTCTTTTTAATAAATTAAAAATCGATCGTAGGGCTGTTGCTTGTGCATTAACCTTTGGACTTACAACACCTTATATGGTTTTACCCATAGGTTTTGGACTTAATTTCCAAGATCTTTTAAGAGAAAATTTAGAGAAAAATGGGGTTAATGTCAGCTTAGCAGATGTAACAAATGCGATGTATTATGCTGCTATTTGTATGGTATTGGGGCTTTTTTTAGCACTTTTTGTATTTTATAGAAAACCAAGAGAATATCAAGAAATAGAAATTCAAAAAATTGATTTTGACAATATCAAAATGGGACGTAAAGAATGGGGTGTTTTAGTAGGGCTTATTTTGACTTTAGTTTTACAAATTTTTACGATGAATTTGCCTTTATCAGGGCTTTTGGGCTTTATTTCTATGGTGATTTTGGGTGGAGTTGAATATAAAAGTGTCAATGATATTTTTGATGATGGACTCAAACTAATGGGTTTTATCGCTTTTGTTATGCTTGTAGCAGCGGGTTATGGAGAGGTTTTAAAACAAAGTGGTGCTGTAAATGAGCTTGTAAATTCCGTAGTCCCTTGGATGCAAGAAAATAAATTTTTGGCTGTATTTTTAATGCTTTTAATAGGTCTTATTATTACTATGGGTATAGGTACTTCTTTTGGGACTATTCCTATCATAGCTACACTTTTTTGTCCTCTTTGCTTAGAACTCGGTTTTAGCGCAGCTCTTATCATATTTATCTTAGGGGTTGCAGGAGCTTTAGGAGATGCAGGAAGTCCAGCAAGTGAAACGACGATGGGAACGAGCGTGGGATTAAGTGTAGATAAGCAACACGATCATATAAAAGATACTTGTATCCCTACTTTTATTTTTTATAATGGGCCTTTGCTGATTTTAGGAAGTATCATAGCGATGTTTTTATAA